One window of the Fusobacterium animalis 7_1 genome contains the following:
- the rpsD gene encoding 30S ribosomal protein S4: MARNRQPVLKKCRNLGIDPVILGVKKSSNRQIRPNANKKPTEYATQLREKQKAKFIYNVMEKQFRKIYEEAARKLGVTGLTLIEYLERRLENVVYRLGFAKTRRQARQIVSHGHIAVNGRRVNIASFRVKVGDIVSVIENSKNVELIKSAVEDATPPAWLELDRAAFSGKVLQNPTKDDLDFDLNESLIVEFYSR, translated from the coding sequence ATGGCAAGAAATAGACAGCCTGTTTTGAAGAAGTGTAGAAACTTAGGAATAGATCCAGTTATCCTAGGTGTTAAAAAATCTTCTAATAGACAAATAAGACCTAATGCAAATAAAAAACCAACTGAATATGCAACTCAATTAAGAGAAAAACAAAAAGCGAAATTTATATATAATGTAATGGAAAAACAATTCAGAAAAATATATGAAGAAGCAGCAAGAAAACTTGGAGTAACAGGTTTAACTCTAATTGAATACTTAGAAAGAAGATTAGAAAATGTAGTTTACAGATTAGGATTTGCAAAAACTAGAAGACAAGCTAGACAAATAGTATCTCATGGACATATAGCTGTAAATGGAAGAAGAGTAAATATAGCTTCTTTTAGAGTAAAAGTAGGAGATATAGTTTCTGTAATAGAAAACTCAAAAAATGTAGAATTAATCAAATCAGCAGTAGAAGATGCAACTCCACCAGCTTGGTTAGAATTAGATAGAGCTGCATTTTCAGGAAAGGTTCTACAAAACCCAACTAAAGATGATTTGGATTTTGATTTGAATGAATCTTTAATAGTTGAATTTTATTCAAGATAA
- the rpsM gene encoding 30S ribosomal protein S13 has translation MARIAGVDIPRNKRVEIALTYIYGIGKPTSQKILKEAGVNFDTRVKDLTEEEVNKIREIVKDIKVEGDLRKEVRLSVKRLMDIKCYRGLRHKMNLPVRGQHSKTNARTVKGPKKPIRK, from the coding sequence TTGGCTAGAATAGCAGGAGTAGATATCCCAAGAAACAAAAGAGTTGAAATAGCTCTAACATATATTTATGGAATTGGAAAACCAACTTCTCAAAAAATATTGAAAGAAGCTGGAGTAAATTTTGACACAAGAGTTAAAGATTTAACAGAAGAAGAAGTAAATAAAATCAGAGAAATTGTTAAAGATATCAAAGTTGAAGGAGATCTTAGAAAAGAAGTAAGATTATCTGTAAAAAGACTTATGGATATTAAATGTTACAGAGGATTAAGACATAAAATGAATCTTCCTGTAAGAGGGCAACACTCAAAAACAAATGCAAGAACTGTAAAAGGTCCTAAAAAACCTATAAGAAAATAA
- a CDS encoding DNA-directed RNA polymerase subunit alpha, whose translation MLKIEKQAKAIKITEVKESNYKSQFIVEPLYRGYGNTLGNALRRVLLSSIPGAAIKGMRIEGVLSEFTVMDGVKEAVTEIILNVKEIVVKAESSGERRMTLSIKGPKVVKAADIVADIGLEIVNPEQIICTVTTDRTLDMEFIVDTGEGFVVSEEIDKKDWPVDYIAVDAIYTPIRKVSYEIQDTMFGRMTDFDKLTLNVETDGSIEIRDAISYAVELLKLHLDPFLEIGNKMENLRDDIEEMVDEPMDIQVIDDKSHDMKIEELDLTVRSFNCLKKAGIEEVSQLASLSLNELLKIKNLGKKSLDEILEKMKDLGYDLEKNGSPE comes from the coding sequence ATGTTAAAAATAGAAAAGCAGGCTAAAGCAATAAAGATAACAGAAGTTAAAGAAAGTAATTACAAATCTCAATTTATTGTAGAACCTTTATATAGAGGTTATGGAAATACTTTAGGAAATGCACTTAGAAGAGTTTTACTTTCATCTATACCTGGTGCAGCAATAAAAGGTATGAGAATTGAAGGAGTTTTAAGTGAATTTACTGTTATGGATGGTGTTAAAGAAGCTGTTACAGAAATTATCTTAAATGTTAAAGAAATTGTTGTAAAGGCTGAAAGTTCTGGTGAAAGAAGAATGACACTTTCTATAAAAGGACCTAAGGTAGTGAAAGCAGCAGATATCGTTGCAGATATTGGACTTGAAATAGTAAATCCTGAACAAATTATATGTACTGTAACTACTGATAGAACATTAGATATGGAATTTATAGTTGATACAGGAGAAGGATTTGTTGTATCAGAAGAAATAGATAAAAAAGATTGGCCAGTAGACTATATAGCTGTTGATGCTATTTATACACCAATTAGAAAAGTTTCTTATGAAATTCAAGATACAATGTTTGGTAGAATGACTGACTTTGATAAATTGACTTTAAATGTTGAAACTGATGGGAGTATAGAAATAAGAGATGCTATATCATATGCTGTTGAACTTTTAAAATTACATTTAGATCCATTCTTAGAAATAGGAAATAAAATGGAAAATTTAAGAGATGATATAGAAGAAATGGTTGATGAACCAATGGACATTCAAGTTATTGATGATAAATCTCATGATATGAAAATAGAGGAATTAGATTTAACAGTAAGATCTTTTAATTGCTTAAAAAAAGCTGGGATAGAGGAAGTGTCTCAATTAGCAAGCTTATCTTTAAATGAATTATTAAAAATTAAAAACTTGGGAAAGAAATCTTTAGACGAGATTTTAGAAAAGATGAAAGATTTAGGATATGATCTTGAAAAAAATGGATCTCCTGAATAA
- a CDS encoding autotransporter-associated N-terminal domain-containing protein: MDNNLYKVENTLRSIAKRYKSVKYSLGLAILFLMMGVGAFSEEVNNPEAVPTREEIATSKENLKNSVGSLQSKIDSARAENEKGLTGLKLELIQLMEQGDQVVKSPWASWQFGANYMYSKWNGTYKGRGDKSKKYPYEGVYTRSEDLFLRSVSPDSELYEGYIAKVVDNAVHSATTSTIKRRGGSTNYGLASTIVNQEPIASIELGASVRPKKISKSPITVTPPSITVNAVTPLSTPQPPGAPRLPDITIEKFDPVAPEVVTVSLPTPPTFNIKLGSYRNYMTQGSNPPANAGYYKIIDGGRHSGTGESYNASDTQTIDGSTLNQTVIYAWEDPSPALSNAPGFNSALLKAYFDYTTSGNLGSGRTTGGGTITVNGDMKIDSIRGNIVDNQSGANLRPWNNQDFLVGGSRIATLDNAHGGGTIKNAATINMVGPLVVGYEIQNDNAGTGKREVLNVGTLTDDAEKGYRTPDGLGGLHVGYGTANPSDSKDIFLAPNLGGEGAYGTKKIVVSRTPDEARDKDGNPIAGREGGYVGYKIGMILTHEFDDPDPNNNYYRLVNGTSTESGLISFKGKSSIGIQVYAPQKNSTNTRIEVINAEKGTIKLGGIESYGLKLSSRILDKSANGNKSIFENRGLIEISGSGTKSLSSGIAVLEDGTLKDGKSIRAYNGMVQNKGTINVSGGTGNTGMVLITKANDDITNAATKNINVYGTKNIGMRVDLGTVDTDDKAAPRISPTAINNGNINITDGEQNIGMVANNSEGTITSGGETEMQHRAVAHNKSNILFNNVSKKAIGMFASKGGELVNERVIKGNSTNLEETIGMVIQPKYETKISSATNSGTIELKGKKVVGVYNQGKFKMTGGSVLTSGEKSISMYANDKSEYTKISKGNITAQGGALGLFADNTTMELGANSGTDSPTLKADGTGTLLFYNYTKNGSSYNPSGKFKLNQDVSADIVNGATAFYYKDSATSALVSQRLNEMFADTTGSVAGKKIKLKLDEKSTLFVLENTVPSTTTINLSSADPTNINAYLGNRVRIDSGSGAFKAYKVTKGRLSVDKDVNLDNHTGSSISEYYRVDFLNSAVKVEAGKKMYGTDAGKLKQVIAQANYEGATSTSNIDVINNGTIDYSKKGATAIVVDFGQATNNGLIKMDAANGTGENSIGLFGASSSKLTNSATGEIQLGTKGVGIWGTNKLDSSIGTWGKNIDITNNGKITGLSGKKGVFGIYAVNDTTTYAGATSNIVHGATGNIDLSQNEDSIGIYMSKGTLASSGNISVNNKSVGLDATTSNITVSGGTHTIGKESVGFKLKNFSANEKFLGNSGNISITNEKSLAYLFDGSNFTSNTNFKDNLTLTSAKAYTYMSLINNSTLNYTNTKTIANDGSIFINTKDSTVNLLSGTNVTSTNKKVTGVYSENSAVSNDGILTLTGDESSALYGKAVSYLINTGKITIGKSGSGIYSINSTGKNNGEIIIGEGSVGMRAENSTITNEVTGKISSTVTKATGMSQSGGTQNITNNGTITLTGDKSTALHSEGITVANHKVINTGNITVGNSSSELTPSVGIYSANGTNSTVESSGKIIAGIKSTAIYAGNVNLTGNSETTAGNGGIAVYSKEGTVNISANSKVNVGATLGNGQEGAGVYLAGNNQTLNSDTDKLTIGQGSFGYVMTGQGNTVRTGVSGTTGVVTLSKDSVFMYSADKTGTITNYTNLKSTGNENYGIYALGTVKNYGNIDFSQGIGNVGAYSYVEGATTTPNAIKNYGTIKVSKSDISDPDNRKYGIGMAAGYGEEVPAGSGNYVVKGLGNIENHGTIKVTDPDSIGMYATGKGSKILNTGRIELSGTKRNIGIFAENGAEVINTGTITTVGSGNIGQIGIALRKGAILDNRGTIHIDASKGYGLFLAGAIIKNYGTANITTGSGATAIKEVTAADTSKEMQDMQDEMNKVKIHSPAGAAEAKIIANGKVQTPTVVHVQAIPNRKPNDIPTSSVGMYVDTSGINYTRPITNIGALRGLTQSDLIIGVEATKYTTSKYIQLGQDIIEPYNDMIRTSGIEKWNIYAASLTWMASITQLPDYTIRNAYLAKIPYTVWSGRMSTPVDKKDTYNFLDGLEQRYGVEGIGTRENGVFQKLNSIGNNEEVLFYQATDEMMGHQYANVQQRIQSTGKVLDKEFDYLRNEWQTVSKDSNKVKVFGTRGEYKTDTAGVIDYKNYAYGVAYVHEDEDIKMGRGVGWYTGIVQNTFKFKDIGKSKEEQLQGKVGLLKSVPFDHNNSLNWTITGDIFVGYNKMHRKYLVVDDIFNAKARYYTYGIGVKNQLTKSFRLSEDFSLSPYVALNLEYGRVSKIREKSGEIKLQVKHNDYFSVSPEIGAELAFRHFINRKTLRVGLGVAYENELGRVANGKNKAKVAHTNADWFNIRGEKEDRRGNVKFDLNLGLDNQRYGVTANAGYDTKGHNIRGGLGLRVIF, translated from the coding sequence ATGGATAATAATCTATATAAGGTTGAAAATACTTTACGTTCAATAGCAAAAAGGTATAAAAGCGTAAAGTATTCTTTAGGTTTAGCAATTTTGTTCTTAATGATGGGTGTAGGAGCATTTTCTGAAGAGGTAAATAATCCAGAAGCAGTACCAACAAGAGAAGAAATTGCTACATCAAAAGAAAATCTAAAAAATTCTGTTGGAAGTCTGCAATCAAAAATTGACAGTGCTAGAGCTGAAAATGAAAAAGGATTAACAGGATTGAAATTAGAATTAATTCAATTAATGGAACAAGGAGACCAAGTAGTAAAATCACCTTGGGCATCATGGCAATTTGGAGCTAACTATATGTACAGTAAATGGAATGGTACATATAAAGGAAGAGGAGATAAATCTAAAAAATATCCTTATGAAGGAGTTTATACAAGAAGTGAAGACTTATTTTTAAGAAGTGTATCTCCTGATAGTGAACTATATGAAGGATATATAGCAAAAGTGGTAGATAATGCTGTTCATTCAGCAACAACATCTACTATAAAGAGAAGAGGTGGAAGCACAAACTATGGATTGGCAAGTACTATAGTAAACCAAGAACCAATAGCTTCAATAGAATTAGGAGCTTCTGTAAGACCAAAGAAGATAAGTAAATCGCCAATTACAGTAACACCACCTAGTATTACTGTAAATGCAGTTACTCCTTTGAGTACACCACAACCACCTGGTGCACCAAGATTACCAGATATAACAATAGAAAAATTTGATCCAGTTGCACCAGAAGTGGTAACTGTATCTTTACCAACACCACCTACTTTTAATATTAAGTTAGGTTCTTATCGTAATTATATGACACAAGGATCAAATCCACCTGCTAACGCTGGATATTATAAAATTATAGATGGAGGAAGACATTCAGGAACAGGAGAATCTTATAATGCAAGTGATACTCAAACCATAGATGGCAGTACATTAAATCAAACAGTTATATATGCTTGGGAAGATCCAAGCCCAGCATTAAGTAATGCACCTGGATTTAATTCAGCATTACTAAAAGCTTATTTTGACTATACAACTAGTGGTAACTTAGGAAGTGGAAGAACTACTGGTGGAGGAACAATAACAGTAAATGGAGATATGAAAATAGATTCTATTAGGGGAAATATTGTTGATAACCAATCAGGTGCAAATTTAAGACCTTGGAATAATCAAGATTTCCTTGTTGGAGGTTCAAGAATAGCAACATTAGATAATGCTCATGGTGGAGGAACAATAAAAAATGCAGCAACTATAAATATGGTGGGACCTCTTGTAGTAGGATATGAAATACAAAATGATAATGCTGGAACAGGAAAAAGAGAAGTACTAAATGTGGGAACTTTAACAGATGATGCCGAAAAAGGTTACAGAACTCCTGATGGTTTAGGAGGCTTACATGTAGGTTATGGAACAGCTAATCCATCTGATTCTAAAGATATATTTCTTGCACCAAATTTAGGAGGAGAGGGTGCATATGGAACAAAAAAAATAGTAGTATCTAGAACTCCTGATGAAGCAAGAGATAAAGATGGAAACCCTATAGCAGGAAGAGAAGGTGGGTATGTAGGATATAAAATAGGAATGATTTTAACTCATGAATTTGATGATCCAGATCCAAATAATAACTACTATAGATTAGTAAATGGAACAAGTACAGAAAGTGGATTAATTTCATTTAAAGGAAAAAGTTCTATTGGTATTCAAGTATATGCACCACAAAAAAATTCAACTAATACAAGAATAGAAGTAATAAATGCTGAAAAAGGAACAATAAAGTTAGGAGGAATAGAAAGTTATGGATTAAAACTTTCTTCAAGAATTTTAGATAAATCAGCTAATGGAAATAAATCTATTTTTGAAAATAGAGGTTTAATAGAAATCAGTGGAAGTGGTACAAAATCACTTTCATCAGGTATAGCTGTATTAGAAGATGGAACTTTAAAAGATGGAAAATCAATAAGAGCTTATAATGGAATGGTTCAAAACAAAGGAACAATTAATGTTTCAGGTGGAACAGGTAATACAGGTATGGTTTTAATTACAAAAGCTAATGATGATATTACTAATGCAGCTACTAAAAATATTAATGTCTATGGAACTAAAAATATTGGAATGAGGGTGGATTTAGGAACTGTTGATACAGATGATAAAGCTGCTCCAAGAATTTCACCTACTGCTATAAATAATGGAAATATAAATATAACTGATGGTGAACAAAATATTGGTATGGTTGCAAATAACTCAGAAGGTACAATTACTTCTGGTGGAGAAACAGAAATGCAACATAGAGCAGTTGCTCATAATAAGTCAAATATTTTGTTCAATAATGTATCTAAAAAAGCTATTGGTATGTTTGCTTCAAAAGGTGGAGAACTTGTCAATGAAAGGGTAATAAAAGGAAATAGCACTAATCTTGAAGAAACAATAGGTATGGTTATTCAACCTAAATATGAAACAAAAATATCAAGTGCAACAAATAGTGGAACAATAGAATTAAAAGGTAAGAAGGTTGTAGGAGTATACAACCAAGGTAAATTTAAAATGACAGGTGGTTCAGTTTTAACATCTGGAGAAAAATCTATCTCAATGTATGCTAATGATAAATCTGAATATACTAAAATTTCAAAAGGAAATATAACTGCTCAAGGAGGCGCTTTAGGACTATTTGCAGATAATACAACGATGGAATTAGGTGCAAATTCAGGAACAGACTCTCCTACACTAAAAGCAGATGGAACAGGAACTTTATTATTCTATAACTATACTAAAAATGGTTCTTCTTATAATCCTAGTGGAAAATTTAAACTTAATCAAGATGTAAGTGCTGATATAGTAAATGGAGCAACAGCTTTTTACTATAAAGACTCTGCAACAAGTGCTTTAGTATCTCAAAGATTAAATGAAATGTTTGCTGATACAACTGGTAGTGTAGCTGGTAAAAAAATAAAACTAAAATTAGATGAAAAATCAACTTTATTTGTTTTAGAAAATACTGTCCCATCTACAACTACTATAAATTTATCAAGTGCTGATCCAACAAATATTAATGCTTATCTTGGAAATAGGGTAAGAATAGACTCTGGTTCAGGTGCATTTAAAGCATATAAAGTTACTAAAGGAAGATTAAGTGTAGATAAAGATGTTAATTTAGATAATCATACAGGTTCATCTATATCTGAATATTACAGAGTAGATTTCTTAAATTCAGCTGTTAAAGTTGAAGCAGGTAAAAAGATGTATGGAACTGATGCCGGAAAACTTAAACAAGTTATAGCACAAGCAAACTATGAAGGAGCAACTAGCACAAGTAACATAGATGTAATAAACAATGGTACAATAGACTATTCTAAAAAAGGTGCAACTGCAATAGTTGTAGATTTTGGACAAGCTACAAATAATGGTTTAATAAAAATGGATGCAGCAAATGGAACAGGAGAAAATAGTATAGGACTATTTGGAGCATCTAGTTCAAAATTAACAAATAGTGCAACAGGAGAAATTCAACTTGGAACAAAAGGAGTTGGAATTTGGGGAACTAATAAGCTAGACAGTTCAATAGGTACTTGGGGTAAAAATATAGATATTACAAATAATGGTAAGATTACAGGACTTTCTGGTAAAAAAGGAGTATTTGGAATCTATGCTGTTAATGATACAACAACTTATGCTGGAGCTACATCTAATATAGTTCATGGAGCAACAGGAAATATAGACTTATCTCAAAATGAAGATAGTATAGGTATCTATATGTCAAAAGGGACACTAGCTTCATCTGGTAATATATCAGTTAATAATAAGAGTGTTGGATTAGATGCAACAACTTCAAATATAACTGTAAGTGGAGGAACTCATACAATAGGAAAAGAATCTGTTGGATTTAAGTTAAAGAATTTTAGTGCTAATGAAAAATTCTTAGGAAATTCAGGTAATATTTCTATAACAAATGAAAAATCACTTGCTTATTTATTTGATGGTTCAAATTTTACATCTAATACTAACTTTAAAGATAATTTAACATTGACATCAGCAAAAGCATATACATATATGAGCTTAATAAATAATAGCACATTAAATTATACAAATACAAAAACTATTGCTAATGATGGCTCTATATTTATAAATACAAAAGATTCAACTGTTAATTTATTATCAGGAACTAATGTTACATCAACAAATAAGAAAGTAACAGGAGTTTATTCTGAAAATTCAGCTGTATCAAATGATGGAATATTAACATTAACAGGAGATGAATCATCTGCTTTATATGGTAAAGCTGTTTCATATTTGATAAATACTGGTAAAATTACTATTGGAAAAAGTGGTTCAGGAATATATAGTATAAATAGTACTGGAAAGAATAATGGAGAAATAATAATAGGTGAAGGTTCTGTTGGTATGCGTGCAGAAAATTCAACAATTACAAATGAAGTTACTGGTAAAATTTCAAGTACAGTAACAAAAGCCACAGGGATGTCACAAAGTGGAGGAACTCAAAATATCACAAATAATGGTACTATTACATTAACAGGAGATAAATCAACAGCTTTACATTCAGAAGGAATAACTGTTGCAAACCATAAGGTTATTAATACTGGAAATATAACTGTTGGAAATTCATCTAGTGAATTAACTCCAAGTGTAGGTATTTATTCAGCAAATGGAACAAATAGTACAGTAGAAAGTTCTGGGAAAATTATTGCTGGGATAAAATCAACAGCAATATATGCTGGAAATGTAAATTTAACTGGAAACTCTGAAACAACAGCAGGTAATGGAGGAATAGCAGTATATTCAAAAGAAGGAACTGTAAATATTTCTGCAAACTCTAAGGTAAATGTTGGAGCTACATTAGGTAATGGACAAGAAGGAGCTGGAGTATATTTAGCTGGAAATAACCAAACTCTTAATAGTGATACTGATAAATTAACTATTGGACAAGGTTCATTTGGATATGTAATGACTGGACAAGGTAATACTGTAAGAACAGGAGTATCAGGAACAACAGGAGTGGTAACACTTTCTAAAGATTCAGTATTCATGTATTCAGCAGATAAAACAGGAACTATAACTAACTATACTAATTTAAAATCAACAGGAAATGAAAACTATGGTATCTATGCACTAGGTACAGTTAAAAATTATGGAAATATTGATTTTAGCCAAGGTATAGGAAATGTTGGAGCATATAGCTATGTAGAAGGAGCAACTACAACACCTAATGCTATAAAGAACTATGGAACAATAAAAGTATCTAAATCAGATATAAGTGATCCAGATAATAGAAAATATGGTATAGGAATGGCAGCTGGATATGGAGAAGAAGTTCCAGCAGGTTCAGGAAACTATGTTGTAAAAGGTTTAGGAAATATAGAAAACCATGGGACAATAAAAGTAACAGATCCTGATAGTATAGGAATGTATGCAACAGGAAAAGGTTCAAAGATTTTAAATACAGGTAGAATAGAATTAAGTGGAACAAAGAGAAATATAGGAATATTTGCTGAAAATGGAGCAGAAGTAATTAACACAGGAACAATTACAACTGTTGGTTCAGGAAATATTGGACAAATAGGTATAGCTTTAAGAAAAGGAGCTATTTTAGATAACAGAGGAACAATTCATATAGATGCTTCTAAGGGATATGGATTATTCTTAGCAGGTGCTATAATTAAAAACTATGGTACAGCTAATATAACTACTGGTAGTGGAGCAACAGCAATAAAAGAAGTAACAGCTGCTGATACTTCAAAAGAAATGCAAGATATGCAAGATGAAATGAATAAGGTAAAAATTCACTCTCCAGCAGGAGCAGCAGAAGCAAAAATAATTGCTAATGGTAAAGTACAAACTCCAACAGTAGTTCATGTACAAGCAATACCAAATAGAAAACCTAATGATATTCCAACATCATCAGTAGGAATGTATGTTGATACATCAGGAATAAATTATACAAGACCTATAACTAATATTGGAGCTTTAAGAGGATTAACTCAATCAGATTTAATTATAGGGGTAGAAGCAACAAAATATACAACATCTAAGTATATTCAATTAGGACAAGATATAATTGAACCATACAATGATATGATAAGAACATCAGGAATTGAAAAATGGAATATTTATGCAGCTTCATTAACTTGGATGGCTTCAATAACTCAATTACCTGATTACACAATAAGAAATGCATATTTGGCAAAAATACCATATACAGTTTGGTCTGGAAGAATGTCAACACCAGTTGATAAGAAAGATACATATAACTTCTTAGATGGATTAGAACAAAGATATGGTGTTGAGGGAATAGGAACAAGAGAAAATGGAGTATTCCAAAAATTAAATTCTATTGGAAATAATGAAGAAGTACTATTCTATCAAGCAACAGATGAAATGATGGGACACCAATATGCAAATGTTCAACAAAGAATACAATCAACAGGAAAAGTATTGGATAAAGAATTTGATTATCTAAGAAATGAATGGCAAACTGTATCTAAAGATTCAAATAAAGTAAAAGTATTTGGAACTAGAGGAGAATATAAGACTGATACAGCTGGAGTAATTGATTACAAGAATTATGCTTATGGTGTAGCTTATGTCCATGAAGATGAAGATATCAAAATGGGAAGAGGTGTAGGTTGGTACACAGGTATAGTACAAAATACATTTAAGTTTAAAGATATTGGAAAATCAAAAGAAGAACAATTACAAGGTAAAGTAGGATTATTAAAATCAGTACCATTTGATCATAACAATAGTTTAAACTGGACAATAACAGGAGATATCTTTGTAGGATACAATAAGATGCACAGAAAATACTTAGTAGTAGATGATATCTTTAATGCAAAAGCAAGATACTATACTTATGGAATAGGAGTTAAGAATCAATTAACAAAGAGTTTCAGACTAAGTGAAGATTTCTCATTATCACCATATGTAGCATTGAACTTAGAATATGGAAGAGTAAGTAAGATAAGAGAAAAATCAGGAGAAATAAAATTACAAGTAAAACATAATGATTACTTCTCAGTAAGTCCAGAAATAGGGGCAGAACTTGCATTCAGACATTTTATTAATAGAAAGACACTAAGAGTTGGATTAGGAGTAGCCTATGAAAACGAATTAGGAAGAGTAGCAAATGGAAAGAATAAAGCAAAAGTAGCTCATACAAATGCAGACTGGTTCAATATCAGAGGAGAAAAAGAAGATAGAAGAGGCAATGTAAAATTTGACTTAAATCTAGGACTAGATAACCAAAGATATGGAGTAACAGCAAATGCAGGATATGATACAAAAGGACATAATATAAGAGGAGGATTAGGACTAAGAGTTATATTCTAA
- the infA gene encoding translation initiation factor IF-1, whose protein sequence is MSKKDVIELEGVIVEALPNAMFKVELENGHTILGHISGKMRMNYIKILPGDGVTVQISPYDLSRGRIVYRKKN, encoded by the coding sequence ATGTCAAAGAAAGATGTTATCGAATTGGAAGGTGTTATAGTAGAAGCCTTACCTAATGCTATGTTTAAAGTAGAATTAGAAAATGGGCATACTATACTTGGTCACATCTCTGGAAAAATGAGAATGAATTACATTAAAATTTTACCAGGTGATGGAGTAACTGTACAGATCTCTCCTTATGACTTGTCAAGGGGCAGAATAGTTTACAGAAAGAAAAACTAG
- the rpmJ gene encoding 50S ribosomal protein L36, with product MKVRVSVKPICDKCKIIKRHGKIRVICENPKHKQVQG from the coding sequence ATGAAAGTAAGAGTATCAGTAAAACCTATTTGTGACAAGTGTAAGATTATTAAAAGACATGGAAAAATAAGAGTAATCTGTGAAAATCCTAAACATAAACAAGTTCAAGGATAA
- the rplQ gene encoding 50S ribosomal protein L17 has product MNHNKSYRKLGRRADHRKAMLKNMTISLVKAERIETTVTRAKELRKFAERMITFGKKNTLAARRNAFAFLRDDEAVAKIFNEIAPKYAERNGGYTRIIKTSVRKGDSAEMAIIELV; this is encoded by the coding sequence ATGAATCACAATAAATCATATAGAAAATTAGGAAGAAGAGCTGATCATAGAAAGGCTATGCTAAAAAATATGACTATATCTCTTGTAAAAGCTGAAAGAATAGAAACAACAGTTACAAGAGCTAAAGAATTAAGAAAATTTGCTGAAAGAATGATAACTTTTGGTAAGAAAAATACTTTGGCAGCTAGAAGAAATGCTTTTGCATTTTTAAGAGATGATGAAGCAGTAGCTAAAATATTTAATGAAATAGCACCAAAATATGCTGAAAGAAATGGTGGATACACTAGAATAATTAAGACATCTGTTAGAAAAGGTGACTCAGCAGAAATGGCGATAATTGAATTAGTTTAA
- the rpsK gene encoding 30S ribosomal protein S11, producing MAKKTVAKIKKKSKNIPNGVAHIHSTFNNTIVAITDVDGKVVSWKSGGTSGFKGTKKGTPFAAQIAAEQAAQIAMENGMRKVEVKVKGPGSGREACIRSLQAAGLEVTKITDVTPVPHNGCRPPKRRRV from the coding sequence TTGGCTAAAAAGACAGTAGCTAAGATAAAAAAGAAAAGTAAAAATATTCCTAATGGAGTAGCTCATATACATTCAACTTTTAATAACACAATAGTTGCAATAACTGATGTAGATGGTAAGGTTGTTAGCTGGAAATCTGGTGGAACTTCTGGGTTCAAAGGAACTAAGAAAGGAACTCCGTTTGCAGCTCAAATAGCAGCTGAACAAGCAGCACAAATTGCTATGGAAAACGGAATGAGAAAGGTTGAAGTTAAAGTAAAAGGACCTGGTTCTGGAAGAGAAGCTTGTATCAGATCACTTCAAGCAGCAGGATTAGAAGTTACAAAAATAACTGATGTAACTCCTGTGCCTCATAATGGTTGTAGACCACCAAAAAGAAGAAGAGTGTAA